TGGAATCATCTACGTCAACGCCGCTAACGTCTGCGAAGGTTAGGTACCGGAGCCGGAATAATATTGTCAAACCTAAGATGTTAATGAGAGCCGCAGAGTGGGCCGGTTTGAAGTCGGTATGTAAACAATGTACGCATGTTAGAGAGAACGAGCGTGAGTAGCAGATTGTGGCTTGACATTAGTCGCCTTGGCTAATGATAAGTGGCCCTGAAGTTTGAAAACAGTCGCTGCTTGATTGACTACACTGATAAAGCCGTGCCATTAATGTAACACCAGGCAGGGATCAAGAAGACCAAAGCCTCTGTGAGAACCCGCGATAATAGAACATGAGCTTAACATGGAGTGCTCAGCACTTGATATCGTTTATCTCGGAAGAACTGTGGCTTCTATGATGAATGCAATAAGATTGGTGATGGCTTTGAAGCAATATAATTCCGAATAGGACGCCTAGATAGAGATTATATTGCAGTAAGAAACGAAATATCGACAGTACAAACAGTCCAGTGGAGTTGTACATAAGGCTAATCAATTATCTAAACTCGGCGTATCCAAATTCTGCCGGTAACAAACAGCGTTGTCGTTCTCCGAAAGCGTACAGTCCGAGCATCATCCCGGTAAAAGGTGCACCGACTGGCGGCGACTGAGTCATTGTGCTGTTCTGAACCTCTCCTATCCATTGAGTCTCGGAACTAGTGCCATTAACCTCTTTGAAACCAAACCTATACTGGTCTCCGCATTCAATGAAGAATACTACATCCGACACTGCGCTTCGTAGTTCTCGATCAATGACCTCTCCCTCAGCCGGTCGGAATCGCACAATACGTGCCCCTTCCTTGGTAGGGGAGAGCCGGATCCCTATACTGCTGTATGTGAAGTAGTTCCACCAGACGACAGTTCCAGCTTCTGTATGTTGTGACTGAGGGCTGAAAGATAATTTCGTCTCCCAGGTGCAGTAATGGTGGATCTGTTTCCGGAGAAATAGAGTTGGGCAGCTGGGAACGGAGAGGTTATACGGTCCACCATGTAGACGGAGGTGGTTTGGTCGCTCTGTGAGCGAGTAGTCTGTCCTCATGGGGGTGTCTAAAGGTACCAGTCTCAGTTCGATATCTCTGAAAACGCTTTCATGAGCTTACTTTTGCGGTACCAGCCTAGCTGCAACTCTGGGCTCGAGAAATCGTCTCTCCATGCTACGGGATGTTGATACTCATAAAGGTGTGGAGTGTCGGATTGGAGAGAGATCTTTTTGCCCCGGTTGAAGATTGGCCAATCATCCTTCCATTCAACCGGTATCAGGAATGTTTCGCGTCCTATTGTCACAGTAGCGATCGAGTTAGTCCTGCAGCATAGGCCAAGCAAAGAATGAGCAAAGTTACCAAAAACAGACTCCTCCCAGTAACCATCTTTTCGTACCGGTCGAACACCCAGCAAAACAGCCCACCATCTTCCCTGTGCATCTTCTACCAAGTCTGCATGCCCAGTATTTTGCACCTCATCATTGATTCCATTTCTCCAGAGTGGGTTATTCGGTCCCACTTCCCACGGGCCGAACGGGCCTGTCTCACTGCGACTCACCCATTCACAATGGCCGCTTTCTGTGCCCCCTTCGGCagtaaaaagataatagtattttcCGCGCTTAAATATATGCGATCCCTCCGAGACACCAGAGGTAGACTCTCGGATGAGCTTCGGTTCTGAGGTGGAAGCACCGCTAGCAAGATCAATAGTAGCGATATGGATGGCGAAGTCTTTAAGATTTGCGTTCGGCGTTCTATTCAGTTTGCGATAGGTCGATGATAGATAGACTGTGCCGTCGTCGTCCCAAAACAGCTTCAGAAACTCTTGTTAGAACAGGCGTCCACGTAGGGTATTGTTATGGACGAGATGTACGTACATCCTGATCGAATCCGACCTGGTCGAAAAACACCGGGTCGGACCAGGAACCCGAGTCCCAGATGTTCTCGGTCTTTACATAGAACCCACGCGGCCAAACACGATCATCGTCCTGTGGGCGGTAGCGCTCGAAGCTGGCCGCAATTATGTAGTAGACACCGTCATGGTATCGCAGGGTGGTCGCCCAAACTCCACCGCCAGGTTCTGGGGTCTGGATGTGAATCTGACTGCGCCTGGTCAGTGCGTGGCCGATCAGGGTCCAGCGTATCAGATCGGTGCTGTGGTATATCGGAGCTCCTGGGAAATATTCAAAGGAGGATGTTACGAGGAAAAAGTCATTCTTCACGCGGATAATGGAAGGGTCGGGATTAAATCCGGGAATAATCGGATTGTTGTACATGATGACAGCAGTCCAATCTATATTGTTGATATTCTTACCAAGAATGGTATGAGAGTTGTCTGCCCGCGGTACcctagtatttatagttgTGTTTTGCAACACGACACCTTGATGCCGTAACGGGATTGGTGGATAAATGTGACCTGTGCTCTCTATTATCAATGGAGGACATTGCTAAGACACAATAAACCGGTCCAAGGCGATTCTTAAGGGAAGTCTTGCGGGATCATGCTCGTACCCCACATGTTTGGGACGTTTTAATTCCGATCGTGGTAAGtaagaaaattaattagCAATATTCCTCTACTGTGATGGCCCGCACGTCACGCCCCTCTTCTTACCTTGTTTACCTTGTCTCCGCCGATCACTCCTCTATTCCATACCCCAATGTCGACCCCTCTTCTATCAAAACATTGACGTTCGCTCTAACGATCTTAGTAGTAAGTAGAGGTTCTCTCTGGGGTCTTTCCGTAACCTTAATTTCTCTAACTAGGATTTCCAACAGTCTACAGTTCCGTTGGCACGAACTAGAACGCCACTTGGTTCGAGGAGTGGTTATCAGCCACCGCGTTCCACCAAATTTTCAGAGCACTATTTTCTGAACATACATGAGGCTTTTTCAACCTACCCGTTGGAGTAAAACAGAAACATGTCCAGTGTTGTCCCAAGGTTTCCTTCCTGTTTGGGCTATACACCTCGATGATATCGACTTAGTCTACTTATATATGCACCTATACGTAATAGATTTTCTAGGACAATCGTAAACTTCCTCTTTGGGACAATGCTGCTTTAATGAGGGCGCTCAGGGGTCTGCTCAGTGAGTATTTCACATCACGGATCACCGCTCACTGAGGCATCAGCCCTTGGCCGTGAGCGGTCACCCCATCTATTTTGTCCGGGTAGTTCAACAACTATTAGAGCGAACACGAGTTCGATTCTGAGCAACCTCCCTTCCGATGTCTACAACTTCGTGTCAGAGAAGCCCAGGGACGCGTTGGAGAGGTTCGTCGACTGGACAATCATGACGCATGCTATGAACACGGGAAATACGGACCCAGAAAACATAGTGCTTACAGCACATCTTGGCTCCTGCCATGACCATGTATACCTGCTAAGGACAATGATTGCCTCCGGTATCAGACCGCTTGACTTCAGGCTCGCAGACTCCCTTGCGCTCCTCAAGACAATCCAAGGACCAACCGAGCCTTCGGAAATTGCCTCTCTCGTTGCTAAATACGCTGAAGGGTTGAGCTACACGTCCGATGGTGCGGACAGTGACGCACGGGCTCTCAGAGCGGTAGTCATGGCTGCGTTTCCGAACGTAGGTGCGGCCTGCTACTCATTCAGCATCAGCTGCAGAAGATTTATGGCGAGAACAGGCTTGAATATGATGGAAGTCGGTAATTTGACCCACATCCACCACGGTCCAATGTCTGAAAGGGCCATAATATGCGGAGAGAGCGGCAAGATAATTGGTTATAAAGTACACTCAGCACAGAGATAAAGATTTGGATCTAATAGCGATGTTCAAGCACACGTGCTTATCCTGAATGCTGCCAGCACGAGTGTCTGCACTGTTATCTGTGTTGGAACTTCACTCTCTCAACACATGTCAGTTCACGGACCAGGAAGTAGtcacaaaaaaaaaaaaaatctaacTACAGACCATTCCAACATGCTGACAATTCATTCGACCATTCCATCTGGTGGTGTGCATGATGTGGCCTCCATGGCCCGTTATGTATGTCGCCAATGAAATGGCGAACTGTTCCAAATTCGATCCCCTGTTGAATAAGAATTCAGCATGTGGATTGTAAAAAAGAAGCCCCAGGTTTGCGGACCCATGAACCAGAACTGAGATCAGCCACAATTAAGGTAGCTTGCTGGTAGCCGTAAAGGAATCTTGGACGGAGTTAGTTCTGGACAGACAATCGCCCCACGGCACTAAGCAAGCCTGAGCCCTGGCGAACAATCTGTGCCTCAGGGCTCTCTGTTTGCTCTTTAATGGCAAGTACATTCGTGTCGTGCCCGGCTACCCAAACCTGAGAGGTGCTTGGTACAATTGCGGCAAGGATATGAGATCTGATGATACGAAACAAGACGGCGTCAGATTGGTCGCAACATCATAGATTCAGCGTTTCATTGAAATCTGGGTTAGGCAACGTCATACGTGCCTTTATGCCCCTGAGGTAGATTTGCCTCTTTCATATACATGGAAAATTTGAAGGTCTCCTTTGAACTCATTGTTTGTCCATAACCCCTGTTCTGATGCGTAGTCTTCCGGTAAGATCGTACCGTTGATAGCTAGCTCGTCTTCCCAGAAATATTCAATCAAGCAGCCCAACCTGAACTGAGATGGATTCTCGAGTAGCATCTCCATCCTCCCTATATCAAGAGTGTATCTGTCCAGTTCATATTCCAAAAGCACCTCAAAAAGAATGATTATAGATTGACGAATCGAGTCCGCCGTCTCACTATCAGTCCTCTTGTCTAACTCGGTATGAATATTGCGTAATAACGATCGTTCGTGGCCATCCAAAAGAAGTCACTCGTTGGGTGAAGCAATGGGAGCGGGGCGGAAATGGCATACTTCGTTACGCGGGCGCCTCGATCTTTCCCACACCCGAAATGGTTGATTGCGTTGCAACTGGGGTGAAGGAGACAATGGCGGAGTCAACATTTCCTTTGCTATTTGAGGAGCCACATCCATGGCCCAGAGTAGGCTCGCCTTACGGACAAGCAATCTTCCAGAGAAGCTAATAGGTGAACTTTGACAGGGTATTTGCATTCAGTAAATGTCGAATGATAGAGAATTTGACCTCAGATGATGTCGACTAGGTAGTACTGTGGCGTATTTCAAACAAGAAATACAGCCGGACACGCCAATAATAAATTTACGCTAAGGCCTTGGCTGTGGGGGACGGGAAATTATAAAGACATGTTTGTTGGTCAAGCCGATTTCGATATCGCCTGTATTGACACAAAAGAGTAATTTAAATGCTGTCTCCTAAAATCTCCCGATAGATGTACTGAACGGCTTCGGTGGTCATTTTCGAGTCCAAAAGATCTTCTCAGATCTCCCATGAGCGTCCGCTATGTATCGTTTCTGAAATGGCCGTGTTCCGTTTTGATCTTCAAGGCGCTAATTGCGCTTGGCAGGAACATACATGGGAGATCGATGATGTCACGCCCCGAATGGGCTGAGACTGTCCAGGGGAATATCGGATCTTGGAGCCCGCGGGTCCCGATATTTGCTACCTAGGTAGACTATTCTCCTAGTAACCGTCACGGTCTGCCGACTGCAATCTTCGTTGCGCCCAAGTTTTCGATCCTCCACAGTTATGGTGACCGAGGGCTTCGACATTGCCGCTCAAGAGTCCGTCGCAAGACGCGCGGTAAGTCCTTTTGCTGGCAGTAAAGGGCGTCATCCGGTCTAACCTCCAAAATTCTGCAGTGCGACCAGTGCCGTCTAAGAAAGGTATGTTAAACTACCAGCCGCAATTGCAACCCATATTCTGATTTGTTTAGATACGCTGTGATAAACGATCACCTTGCTCGAATTGCCAGAGCTCGCAGATTGCCTGCCGCTCCACTGGGGCAGGGCAGAAACCGTCGGAGCCACGGAGACGAGTTCTAATATCCAGTCAATAGTACGTCAAGCACCAAGAGATACTGATGACTAGTCGAAATCTGATCCAGTACATAGTGAAAGGAAGATCGACTCAATCGATAAACGATTAGGCAATATTGAAGCGGTTCTCCATGACTTGAGGGCTACCGCTTTATCCGGGTTGCACACTCCCCCGCAACCCTGTTCAAAACCTACAACCTTTATCGCGCCCAGTCCTTCCAAGACGCTGAATCAACATGAGCCCGTGACTCCGTTCGAGGGAAGCTCTTCTTTGACAGCGCATTCAGCATACGCGAGCCAATTTTTAAAAAACGCCTTCTCCAAGAGCCATGTGCAGATAACTTCTCCAAAACTGGATGCGGCTCTTTCGACACTTAAGCATATAGTCGATCTGCAAGGCAGTGATACTTCGACGAAACATAGCGAGTGGCTTCCACAACCCAGAGTCACGTCGCTACGGGAGTTGCCTTTGCCGCCCGTGGATCTAGTCATGCAGGTCCTACGGGATATTAAAGGTCTTCCTACGCAGCTCGCGCACAGGTGTATTGAATAGATCGCTTACAATGTATAGATAAGTCGTTTTCATGGATGCAAAGCTTAGCCTACATTGGGATCGATCGCGTAATTGATAAGTGTCATGAGGTCTTCTTTGCGAGCGAGGACTTCTCCGACGAGGACTTTGTTATCGCCAATGGCGGCTTGTACTTCATATTTGCAGAGTACGAGTTTGTGGATGAAAATCACCAGATGAGGGAGATCTATCGGAATTGCATGAACATGACACGCAGGAATCTTCAGGCTGGCCTAGTCAATCTCCGACTTTTAATGCCAGCAAGCGCTGACGCCATTTCTGCGCTCAGTCTGGGGGTATGCCTTTGATATAGTCTTTTGATCGTGAAGCTGACTATGCAGGCTATGCACGCCATTGAAATTTCCAAGCCCTCGTTCGCTTTAACCCTCATATCTGCCGCGTCACATCTGTGCCAGGCCCTGGGGTATCATCGAGAATCACCTATGAGCCATGGTAGCGAGAGTGCAAGACTAAATAAGGTCACTCTTTTCTGGACGGTATACTGTATTGACAAGGCCTTGTCCCTTCGGCTAGGACGTGCCGCTACTATGCCCGATTATGATATCTCGGTTCCAATGGTGATAACTGTATCCGGGATTACGGAGCCATGGAACACCATATACAATTTGTGGATACACCATGCTAGAATACAAGGAAGGGTGTACGAAATGTTGTACAGTCCGAAAGCGTTAAGCCAACCAGAGGAGCAACGGGCATCACAAGCACTTCAGCTGGCGTCGGAGTTACAgtggatggtgatggagCCACACAAGGTGGGACCGGGCCGGATTGACTATCACACAGTTTCACTGACAGCAATTTTAGAAGGAGATAGATCGACAGAGTCTATCTCTGTATGATTCTCTTTCTGTCAAGACAGATGAAGTAGCCCATCTGACCCTCTTGACCATGATATACAGGGCGATCCCTGCGCAAGATGGCACTCCAGGTGGTTTTACCAGCGAGTGTGTCGAGACAGCCCGAGCTGCTCTGGAACATCATCAACAGTGTATGAAGATGCTGAACGCATGCAACAAAAGGCAGGCGGTCATCTCTTACCTCCATTGGTAAGTAACCCCGTAATGGCATCTCATCGACCACTGAAACCAACATCTTTTAGGACAATTCTGCATTCTCCATTTACCCCATTCATAGTCCTCTTTTGCCACACGATACAATATTCCTCATATGCAGACCTGCATCGTCTGGGAGACTTTGTAGCCTCCCTGCAACCGAACAGTGCATTTTCCGAAGCCATTGCAAAACTACACCGTCTTTGCCAGCTTTTCTGCAACATAGCACAGCTGTATCTTGAAGCGAAAGCCCAGCCACGAACCCAAGAGGATCAGGTAATAGGTCAAGAATTCGATACTTATTTCAGTGCGCTCGGGCTGGCACCCCTAGCGGTCGAGGATGCTGACGCACTGCTCCCGACTACGTCCGCTACTATTGCCGGTGTCGGACCTACATATGCCATGCAACGCGAGGTCTCTCATGTCCCTGTTATACCGCCGTCAACGTTACAAAAATGGTTCTCTGGCAATCAGCATATGATGGGGTTGTTGGAAGATGATCTTCCTCTCTTTAGTTCGTCGGTTTGGTGATGGAGCCAATGTCCTCCTGCTACTGGCACGGAAGACGAAGCAGCGAATGGGGAGCTGACGGCGACTCCAGTCCCTAACGTTGTAGTCTTTTCCTCTTATCAGCTCTTTATAAGACAGAAACAAGTGATGTACTGTTTGCTCAGTATACTGGATAGTATCACGCTCAACAATATCCATAGAATAAGGTTTAAAGTATACCAAGAATTAGCCAGTATTGAAAGGGCATGAACGTAGATATTGACAATCATATCTTTAACTAGAGAAAGTGGGTAAGTTAGAAGtctattattcttaataatctaatattagAAGTGTAGATTCTAATATCATTCTATAGAGCCCAAAGCCAGTTATAGCTTttctagattagatataaaataatctcttgttcttgtatatatctactatctaattaattaaaattgGCTTTctagagaaagagagacaagaataataaataaaaatataagcaatatttttatttttatataatagtataagttattatagagaaactttactagtattagtaGTAGACTAGATAAAACTTCAGTCTTTTTAACAAATATATTGATAAGAAAAACACGTAATCTAAAGATAGTAGTCTTAGCTAATAATACTCTATAGATCTACatatatagataagatatataaaaggctaaaaaattaattaatctttaataattactCTAGTCTTAATCGTAAATATCTCTTTCCTCTCGAGCTCGTGTCACTTTTAAAATTTCTGCCTAGATCTTTCTATAcaataatctattctataatacAGTAGTGctttaatattctatatatcctataatctttattgaaaaaaattaatctacAACCTAATTCAGTACAACCAAGCTAAGGTAGACAGCAAACATACATCGCAGCCAAGTCTTAAGCCAAAGAGTACcggataaaaaaaaaagatggatccaatatatatatcctctCATGCTACTAATCAAAGTGTCAGTAATATTAAGAGAATAGCGTCATATCCAGGAACAATATTAATTATCTGGCTAAACAGGAGCAGCCTTGCAGGCAGCTTTCTGAAGAAAAGTactaaatatagtaatattctACAGCGCGTTGATACTCGTCTTCTagttatatagaattttattattcttctctCGCGGtagctataataataagaagGGAAATCAATCctttactttaatatttaagtTAAGTACCCAcaattataatatataaagataatttgAAGAGAGTATAGATATTTAAGGTGTATATATTAAGAcagaaataagaaaagattATAGCACAAGTAgttagactatatatagactCGCCCACAGGTTTATATAAATATGTAttgataaaaataaaaagaaaatcactTTAGCTGGGAATATCTACTAATATTGGGTTGGCCAACTTTGCGTGTATATCACTATGAAATCTAGAGGCCCGTAGGCAGCGTGCTTGAAAGGACTGTGTTACAGTACGCCAGAGTAACCCAAGGCTCTACAGGCATAAGAGGCGACCTCAGGGCATTTCTATAGGGAAGAACGCACTCTAATTTGCTGCCCCACATCGACTACTGCACTGAATTCGAGAGGAGTAGGTCAATGGGTTTGAGGCCCGAAATAACATCACCGTTAAGGCCTTAGCACAGATCATTTATTGACTTGCCCGCGTTTTATTGAGGGCAGAGTGAAGCGCACATTGTATTCATTCTAGTGTCTAGGTACTTAATATGACATTATGCCTACGAAGAGACCA
This Aspergillus flavus chromosome 1, complete sequence DNA region includes the following protein-coding sequences:
- a CDS encoding putative glycosyl hydrolase, which produces MYNNPIIPGFNPDPSIIRVKNDFFLVTSSFEYFPGAPIYHSTDLIRWTLIGHALTRRSQIHIQTPEPGGGVWATTLRYHDGVYYIIAASFERYRPQDDDRVWPRGFYVKTENIWDSGSWSDPVFFDQVGFDQDLFWDDDGTVYLSSTYRKLNRTPNANLKDFAIHIATIDLASGASTSEPKLIRESTSGVSEGSHIFKRGKYYYLFTAEGGTESGHCEWVSRSETGPFGPWEVGPNNPLWRNGINDEVQNTGHADLVEDAQGRWWAVLLGVRPVRKDGYWEESVFGNFAHSLLGLCCRTNSIATVTIGRETFLIPVEWKDDWPIFNRGKKISLQSDTPHLYEYQHPVAWRDDFSSPELQLGWYRKNTPMRTDYSLTERPNHLRLHGGPYNLSVPSCPTLFLRKQIHHYCTWETKLSFSPQSQHTEAGTVVWWNYFTYSSIGIRLSPTKEGARIVRFRPAEGEVIDRELRSAVSDVVFFIECGDQYRFGFKEVNGTSSETQWIGEVQNSTMTQSPPVGAPFTGMMLGLYAFGERQRCLLPAEFGYAEFR
- a CDS encoding uncharacterized protein (expressed protein) → MTHAMNTGNTDPENIVLTAHLGSCHDHVYLLRTMIASGIRPLDFRLADSLALLKTIQGPTEPSEIASLVAKYAEGLSYTSDGADSDARALRAVVMAAFPNVGAACYSFSISCRRFMARTGLNMMEVGNLTHIHHGPMSERAIICGESGKIIGYKVHSAQR
- a CDS encoding fungal-specific transcription factor domain protein, which produces MVTEGFDIAAQESVARRACDQCRLRKIRCDKRSPCSNCQSSQIACRSTGAGQKPSEPRRRVLISSQYERKIDSIDKRLGNIEAVLHDLRATALSGLHTPPQPCSKPTTFIAPSPSKTLNQHEPVTPFEGSSSLTAHSAYASQFLKNAFSKSHVQITSPKLDAALSTLKHIVDLQGSDTSTKHSEWLPQPRVTSLRELPLPPVDLVMQVLRDIKDKSFSWMQSLAYIGIDRVIDKCHEVFFASEDFSDEDFVIANGGLYFIFAEYEFVDENHQMREIYRNCMNMTRRNLQAGLVNLRLLMPASADAISALSLGAMHAIEISKPSFALTLISAASHLCQALGYHRESPMSHGSESARLNKVTLFWTVYCIDKALSLRLGRAATMPDYDISVPMVITVSGITEPWNTIYNLWIHHARIQGRVYEMLYSPKALSQPEEQRASQALQLASELQWMVMEPHKKEIDRQSLSLYDSLSVKTDEVAHLTLLTMIYRAIPAQDGTPGGFTSECVETARAALEHHQQCMKMLNACNKRQAVISYLHWTILHSPFTPFIVLFCHTIQYSSYADLHRLGDFVASLQPNSAFSEAIAKLHRLCQLFCNIAQLYLEAKAQPRTQEDQVIGQEFDTYFSALGLAPLAVEDADALLPTTSATIAGVGPTYAMQREVSHVPVIPPSTLQKWFSGNQHMMGLLEDDLPLFSSSVW